From the Astatotilapia calliptera chromosome 6, fAstCal1.2, whole genome shotgun sequence genome, one window contains:
- the fam184b gene encoding protein FAM184B isoform X5, which produces MRCASKKVDTISGGDFHLRGGGIISDYPPGWEVPLGGFVMASGAGKAAQPPGPGSAVNGTAAEFSNIEQELYDYQMHSKMCKKIAQLTKVIYSLNMKNEEQEAALQALSNAHHDELHRILMETCHEGEGSALRTRLLELQESLDEQQRVGAQVQADFEFFRIQAEERERETEAELRKEFEEKLQGAQENLQEAKAQISVAQEENLRLSKELENAEEQIQQLDAKCEELQKTVVDEEKNRKEEDRQREDEEEKKKEEEERKMEQCEERIKALLEELKALKEERGRAEEEKRRAVKEEREQWEQKVNDLNEEGEEMRKKIEAEWREERQRWEEREEEEKKGMHSALRERVKRAEAEVESHLERLAESKRNTVKLQERIQDLEEELELDRRRVSEAEGVAKRAEEELAVAKERLLLQEDELQSRAEELLNRGGCEVCVCTEMEELRSQVSRLQSRNRELELQSSGRNSDHARQIRQHAEALSSLRSEMVRAQTEELRRIQKHADDERDKLQKEIEKERESLRREREQERDQFEKERNRIRRERDEEKEAHHRQLEEVKDRVRREKEEEVDRLRKELEVERVRIRSQLDKNIEQVEAERAGVQLKLEEEKKRLAEKAEEDRKRLKEQVRKAIEEVMRRHAAELNGVQEALSSEKKTNQEVCVRLEEERRAAEELRSRMEKEREELRTKLKDATSEICRLESLIHHKDKKDKATPDAPSSGGPQCSRLEEELHQARSRLARIQDEAERQRDRHQREIASLKADRHRLEEKVLEQSRMNTERSLLEQNQKHTEDRIRAECEDRLRAEFRIEMNAAVAESEQRWQSREEELQAQISELQGQLTELESQAEKKKAGQGDDCHVNPEIDKLRKEVQDTKEINKKLRELLQEPQTQSLAEERHSHAMALQALERQAKEELLSERNRLQTMHHLELDKQRAELTQQHTEWSRQMTQRHMQQIEDLQAQLQAHTQMMALQQDLKQQNQYQVFERQLDESRCAMLELQRENAALKKQLKESSVQKNSEAEEKEEESAEIRKNRDAQLEEEAQRLKEEVEKLRVEMEKLEESQKHWDERKEDDIKEEELDEEKRKEREEEKRREEVEEIRREHKREMQSLVSEYSNAQSHLQARIVALENELREREERCRRREPRCDDLQLGRLQERLTERDQLIKRLVEERHQLQLYPPVAGDNSSLGLRDSKSRPGSITPTTMRKRAESPPRVTSISTAGTYNRSIFVPHSSSSSSSSSSPSVHQHSSSTLPHQSSSHPQTSPHYSTSSLPHKHTSLPLTQHSSPSLSRSARTRTSCIPPTPAPTAPLPVCPSPQTGIRYVSPSCLDPHVHLQAHSIRGPYLEQRGTEGLKQEWFTKYFSF; this is translated from the exons GTGATTTATTCTCTGAACATGAAGAATGAGGAGCAGGAGGCGGCCCTGCAGGCGTTGAGCAACGCCCACCACGACGAGCTGCACCGGATCCTGATGGAGACGTGCCACGAAGGGGAGGGGTCAGCCCTGAGGACACGCCTCCTGGAGCTGCAGGAATCTCTGGATGAGCAGCAGCGAGTCGGGGCccag GTGCAGGCGGACTTTGAGTTCTTCCGCATCCAGGCGGAGGAGAGGGAGCGTGAAACGGAAGCAGAGCTAAGAAAAGAGTTTGAGGAAAAGCTCCAGGGTGCGCAGGAAAACCTGCAGGAGGCCAAGGCCCAGATCAGTGTTGCCCAGGAGGAAAACCTGAGACTGAGCAAAGAACTGGAGAATGCTGAGGAGCAGATCCAGCAACTGGATGCCAAGTGCGAGGAGCTCCAGAAAACAGTCGTTGATgaggagaaaaacaggaaggaggaggatAGGCAAagagaagatgaggaggaaaagaagaaggaggaggaggagaggaaaatgGAGCAGTGTGAGGAAAGGATTAAAGCCCTCCTGGAGGAGCTAAAGGCACTAAAGGAGGAGAGGGGTCGAgcggaggaggagaagaggcgAGCCgtgaaggaggagagggagcaATGGGAGCAAAAGGTGAACGATCTAAACgaggagggagaggaaatgAGGAAGAAGATAGAGGCGGAGTGGAGGGAAGAGCGGCAGAGGTGGGAGgagagggaagaggaggagaagaaagggATGCACAGCGCTCTGCGGGAGAGGGTGAAGAGGGCCGAGGCAGAGGTGGAGAGTCACCTGGAGAGGCTAGCCGAGAGCAAgagaaacacagtgaagctgcaagAGCGAATACAG GACTTGGAGGAAGAGCTGGAGCTGGATCGCAGGCGTGTGTCTGAGGCCGAGGGCGTGGCCAAGCGGGCTGAAGAGGAGCTCGCTGTAGCCAAGGagcggctgctgctgcaggaagaCGAGCTGCAGAGCAGAGCAG AGGAGCTGCTGAATCGAGGAGgctgtgaggtgtgtgtgtgcactgaaATGGAGGAGCTGAGGAGCCAGGTGAGTCGTCTGCAGAGTAGGAACAGAGAGCTGGAGCTGCAGAGCAGCGGCCGCAACAGCGACCACGCCAGGCAGATACGCCAG CACGCTGAAGCACTGTCCAGTTTGCGCTCAGAGATGGTGAGAGCCCAGACAGAAGAGCTGCGTCGCATTCAGAAGCACGCGGACGACGAGCGGGACAAACTGCAGAAGGAGATCGAAAAAGAACGAGAGAGCCTGCGGAGGGAGCGGGAGCAGGAGAGGGATCAGTTCGAGAAGGAAAGGAACCGAATACGGCGAGAAAGAGACGAGGAAAAGGAAGCGCACCACAGACAGCTGGAAGAGGTCAAGGATCGTGtgaggagagagaaggaggaagaggtggaCCGCCTGCGCAAAGAGCTGGAAGTGGAGAGGGTCCGCATTCGTTCCCAGCTCGACAAGAACATCGAACAGGTCGAGGCGGAGAGAGCTGGCGTGCAGctgaagctggaggaggagaagaagaggctgGCGGAGAAGGCCGAGGAGGACAGGAAGCGACTGAAGGAGCAGGTGCGGAAGGCGATAGAGGAGGTGATGAGGAGACACGCGGCTGAATTAAACGGCGTCCAAGAAGCTCTGAGCTCTGAGAAGAAAACCAACCAAGAG GTGTGCGTGCGTttggaagaggagaggagagctgCTGAGGAGCTACGCAGCAGGATGGAGAAGGAAAGAGAGGAGCTGAGGACGAAACTGAAAGATGCCACCAGTGAG ATCTGTAGGTTGGAGTCACTGATCCaccataaagacaagaaagacaAGGCGACCCCCGATGCTCCATCCTCGGGTGGACCGCAGTGCTCCCGTCTGGAGGAAGAGCTCCATCAGGCTCGGAGTCGATTGGCTCGCATTCAGGACGAGGCCGAGAGGCAGCGGGACAGGCACCAGAGAGAGATCGCATCCCTGAAAGCTGACAGGCATCGGCTGGAGGAAAAAGTCCTGGAGCAGAGCCGGATGAACACGGAGAGGAGTCTTCTAGAGCAAAACCAGAAGCACACAGAGGACCGGATCAG GGCGGAGTGCGAGGATCGTCTCAGAGCAGAGTTCAGGATAGAGATGAACGCCGCCGTCGCCGAGAGCGAACAGAGATGGCAGAGCcgggaggaggagctgcaggCTCAGATCTCTGAGCTGCAGGGTCAGCTCACCGAGCTAGAGTCGCAG gcagagaaaaagaaggcagGCCAGGGAGATGATTGCCACGTGAATCCTGAAATTGACAAGCTGAGGAAGGAGGTCCAAGACACAAAGGAGATAAACAAGAAACTGAGGGAGCTGCTGCAG GAGCCCCAAACGCAGTCGCTAGCCGAAGAGAGACACAGTCATGCCATGGCGCTGCAGGCGTTAGAGAGACAGGCAAAAGAAGAGCTGCTGTCTGAGAGGAACAGACTTCAGACAATGCACCACCTGGAGctgg ataaGCAGCGAGCAGAGCTGACCCAGCAGCACACGGAGTGGAGCAGACAGATGACCCAGAGACACATGCAGCAGATAGAAGACCTACAGGCTCAACTACAGGCGCACACACAAATGATGGCTCTGCAACAG gattTGAAGCAGCAGAACCAGTATCAGGTGTTTGAGCGGCAGCTGGACGAGAGTCGCTGCGCCATGCTGGAGCTGCAGAGAGAAAACGCAGCACTGAAGAAGCAGTTAAAGGAAAG CTCAGTGCAAAAGAATTCAGAGGCcgaagagaaagaagaggaaagcgCAGAAATAAGGAAGAACAGGGACGCCCAGCTGGAGGAAGAAGCACAACGTctgaaggaggaggtggagaagctgagagtggaaatGGAGAAACTCGAGGAGTCGCAGAAGCACTGGGACGAGAGAAAAGAGGACGACATCAAAGAGGAGGAGCTGGacgaggaaaagagaaaggagcgggaggaggagaagagacgagaggaggtggaggagatcAGGAGGGAGCACAAGCGGGAGATGCAGAGTTTGGTGTCCGAATACAGCAACGCGCAGAGTCACCTGCAGGCGCGAATCGTGGCCTTGGAGAATGA GCTGCGAGAGCGGGAGGAACGCTGCAGGCGGAGGGAGCCTCGATGTGACGACCTGCAGCTGGGGAGACTCCAGGAGAGGCTGACGGAGAGAGACCAGCTCATCAAACGATTAGTG GAAGAGAGGCATCAGCTGCAGCTCTACCCTCCTGTTGCCGGGGACAACAGTAGCCTCGGGCTCCGTGACAGCAAGTCCCGCCCCGGGAGCATCACGCCAACCACGAtg aggAAACGTGCCGAGTCGCCTCCTCGTGTCACCAGCATCTCCACGGCCGGCACTTACAACAGGAGCATCTTTGTaccccactcctcctcctcctcctcgtcttcctcctccccctccgtCCATCAGCACTCCTCCTCAACCCTCCCCCACCAGTCCTCCTCCCACCCTCAAACCTCGCCCCACTACTCCACCTCCTctctcccacacaaacacacgtccCTCCCCCTCACCCAGCATTCCTCGCCCTCCCTCTCTCGCTCCGCCAGAACCCGGACCTCCTGCATCCCACCGACGCCGGCGCCGACGGCACCTCTCCCCGTCTGCCCCTCGCCTCAGACGGGCATCCGATACGTGTCCCCCTCCTGCCTGGACCCACACGTACACCTGCAGGCCCACTCAATCAG GGGGCCATACCTGGAGCAGAGGGGGACAGAAGGGCTGAAGCAGGAGTGGTTCACCAAATACTTCTCCTTCTGA
- the fam184b gene encoding protein FAM184B isoform X4 produces MRCASKKVDTISGGDFHLRGGGIISDYPPGWEVPLGGFVMASGAGKAAQPPGPGSAVNGTAAEFSNIEQELYDYQMHSKMCKKIAQLTKVIYSLNMKNEEQEAALQALSNAHHDELHRILMETCHEGEGSALRTRLLELQESLDEQQRVGAQVCACVQADFEFFRIQAEERERETEAELRKEFEEKLQGAQENLQEAKAQISVAQEENLRLSKELENAEEQIQQLDAKCEELQKTVVDEEKNRKEEDRQREDEEEKKKEEEERKMEQCEERIKALLEELKALKEERGRAEEEKRRAVKEEREQWEQKVNDLNEEGEEMRKKIEAEWREERQRWEEREEEEKKGMHSALRERVKRAEAEVESHLERLAESKRNTVKLQERIQDLEEELELDRRRVSEAEGVAKRAEEELAVAKERLLLQEDELQSRAEELLNRGGCEVCVCTEMEELRSQVSRLQSRNRELELQSSGRNSDHARQIRQHAEALSSLRSEMVRAQTEELRRIQKHADDERDKLQKEIEKERESLRREREQERDQFEKERNRIRRERDEEKEAHHRQLEEVKDRVRREKEEEVDRLRKELEVERVRIRSQLDKNIEQVEAERAGVQLKLEEEKKRLAEKAEEDRKRLKEQVRKAIEEVMRRHAAELNGVQEALSSEKKTNQEVCVRLEEERRAAEELRSRMEKEREELRTKLKDATSEICRLESLIHHKDKKDKATPDAPSSGGPQCSRLEEELHQARSRLARIQDEAERQRDRHQREIASLKADRHRLEEKVLEQSRMNTERSLLEQNQKHTEDRIRAECEDRLRAEFRIEMNAAVAESEQRWQSREEELQAQISELQGQLTELESQAEKKKAGQGDDCHVNPEIDKLRKEVQDTKEINKKLRELLQEPQTQSLAEERHSHAMALQALERQAKEELLSERNRLQTMHHLELDKQRAELTQQHTEWSRQMTQRHMQQIEDLQAQLQAHTQMMALQQDLKQQNQYQVFERQLDESRCAMLELQRENAALKKQLKESSVQKNSEAEEKEEESAEIRKNRDAQLEEEAQRLKEEVEKLRVEMEKLEESQKHWDERKEDDIKEEELDEEKRKEREEEKRREEVEEIRREHKREMQSLVSEYSNAQSHLQARIVALENEFNCRLREREERCRRREPRCDDLQLGRLQERLTERDQLIKRLVRKRAESPPRVTSISTAGTYNRSIFVPHSSSSSSSSSSPSVHQHSSSTLPHQSSSHPQTSPHYSTSSLPHKHTSLPLTQHSSPSLSRSARTRTSCIPPTPAPTAPLPVCPSPQTGIRYVSPSCLDPHVHLQAHSIRGPYLEQRGTEGLKQEWFTKYFSF; encoded by the exons GTGATTTATTCTCTGAACATGAAGAATGAGGAGCAGGAGGCGGCCCTGCAGGCGTTGAGCAACGCCCACCACGACGAGCTGCACCGGATCCTGATGGAGACGTGCCACGAAGGGGAGGGGTCAGCCCTGAGGACACGCCTCCTGGAGCTGCAGGAATCTCTGGATGAGCAGCAGCGAGTCGGGGCccaggtgtgtgcatgt GTGCAGGCGGACTTTGAGTTCTTCCGCATCCAGGCGGAGGAGAGGGAGCGTGAAACGGAAGCAGAGCTAAGAAAAGAGTTTGAGGAAAAGCTCCAGGGTGCGCAGGAAAACCTGCAGGAGGCCAAGGCCCAGATCAGTGTTGCCCAGGAGGAAAACCTGAGACTGAGCAAAGAACTGGAGAATGCTGAGGAGCAGATCCAGCAACTGGATGCCAAGTGCGAGGAGCTCCAGAAAACAGTCGTTGATgaggagaaaaacaggaaggaggaggatAGGCAAagagaagatgaggaggaaaagaagaaggaggaggaggagaggaaaatgGAGCAGTGTGAGGAAAGGATTAAAGCCCTCCTGGAGGAGCTAAAGGCACTAAAGGAGGAGAGGGGTCGAgcggaggaggagaagaggcgAGCCgtgaaggaggagagggagcaATGGGAGCAAAAGGTGAACGATCTAAACgaggagggagaggaaatgAGGAAGAAGATAGAGGCGGAGTGGAGGGAAGAGCGGCAGAGGTGGGAGgagagggaagaggaggagaagaaagggATGCACAGCGCTCTGCGGGAGAGGGTGAAGAGGGCCGAGGCAGAGGTGGAGAGTCACCTGGAGAGGCTAGCCGAGAGCAAgagaaacacagtgaagctgcaagAGCGAATACAG GACTTGGAGGAAGAGCTGGAGCTGGATCGCAGGCGTGTGTCTGAGGCCGAGGGCGTGGCCAAGCGGGCTGAAGAGGAGCTCGCTGTAGCCAAGGagcggctgctgctgcaggaagaCGAGCTGCAGAGCAGAGCAG AGGAGCTGCTGAATCGAGGAGgctgtgaggtgtgtgtgtgcactgaaATGGAGGAGCTGAGGAGCCAGGTGAGTCGTCTGCAGAGTAGGAACAGAGAGCTGGAGCTGCAGAGCAGCGGCCGCAACAGCGACCACGCCAGGCAGATACGCCAG CACGCTGAAGCACTGTCCAGTTTGCGCTCAGAGATGGTGAGAGCCCAGACAGAAGAGCTGCGTCGCATTCAGAAGCACGCGGACGACGAGCGGGACAAACTGCAGAAGGAGATCGAAAAAGAACGAGAGAGCCTGCGGAGGGAGCGGGAGCAGGAGAGGGATCAGTTCGAGAAGGAAAGGAACCGAATACGGCGAGAAAGAGACGAGGAAAAGGAAGCGCACCACAGACAGCTGGAAGAGGTCAAGGATCGTGtgaggagagagaaggaggaagaggtggaCCGCCTGCGCAAAGAGCTGGAAGTGGAGAGGGTCCGCATTCGTTCCCAGCTCGACAAGAACATCGAACAGGTCGAGGCGGAGAGAGCTGGCGTGCAGctgaagctggaggaggagaagaagaggctgGCGGAGAAGGCCGAGGAGGACAGGAAGCGACTGAAGGAGCAGGTGCGGAAGGCGATAGAGGAGGTGATGAGGAGACACGCGGCTGAATTAAACGGCGTCCAAGAAGCTCTGAGCTCTGAGAAGAAAACCAACCAAGAG GTGTGCGTGCGTttggaagaggagaggagagctgCTGAGGAGCTACGCAGCAGGATGGAGAAGGAAAGAGAGGAGCTGAGGACGAAACTGAAAGATGCCACCAGTGAG ATCTGTAGGTTGGAGTCACTGATCCaccataaagacaagaaagacaAGGCGACCCCCGATGCTCCATCCTCGGGTGGACCGCAGTGCTCCCGTCTGGAGGAAGAGCTCCATCAGGCTCGGAGTCGATTGGCTCGCATTCAGGACGAGGCCGAGAGGCAGCGGGACAGGCACCAGAGAGAGATCGCATCCCTGAAAGCTGACAGGCATCGGCTGGAGGAAAAAGTCCTGGAGCAGAGCCGGATGAACACGGAGAGGAGTCTTCTAGAGCAAAACCAGAAGCACACAGAGGACCGGATCAG GGCGGAGTGCGAGGATCGTCTCAGAGCAGAGTTCAGGATAGAGATGAACGCCGCCGTCGCCGAGAGCGAACAGAGATGGCAGAGCcgggaggaggagctgcaggCTCAGATCTCTGAGCTGCAGGGTCAGCTCACCGAGCTAGAGTCGCAG gcagagaaaaagaaggcagGCCAGGGAGATGATTGCCACGTGAATCCTGAAATTGACAAGCTGAGGAAGGAGGTCCAAGACACAAAGGAGATAAACAAGAAACTGAGGGAGCTGCTGCAG GAGCCCCAAACGCAGTCGCTAGCCGAAGAGAGACACAGTCATGCCATGGCGCTGCAGGCGTTAGAGAGACAGGCAAAAGAAGAGCTGCTGTCTGAGAGGAACAGACTTCAGACAATGCACCACCTGGAGctgg ataaGCAGCGAGCAGAGCTGACCCAGCAGCACACGGAGTGGAGCAGACAGATGACCCAGAGACACATGCAGCAGATAGAAGACCTACAGGCTCAACTACAGGCGCACACACAAATGATGGCTCTGCAACAG gattTGAAGCAGCAGAACCAGTATCAGGTGTTTGAGCGGCAGCTGGACGAGAGTCGCTGCGCCATGCTGGAGCTGCAGAGAGAAAACGCAGCACTGAAGAAGCAGTTAAAGGAAAG CTCAGTGCAAAAGAATTCAGAGGCcgaagagaaagaagaggaaagcgCAGAAATAAGGAAGAACAGGGACGCCCAGCTGGAGGAAGAAGCACAACGTctgaaggaggaggtggagaagctgagagtggaaatGGAGAAACTCGAGGAGTCGCAGAAGCACTGGGACGAGAGAAAAGAGGACGACATCAAAGAGGAGGAGCTGGacgaggaaaagagaaaggagcgggaggaggagaagagacgagaggaggtggaggagatcAGGAGGGAGCACAAGCGGGAGATGCAGAGTTTGGTGTCCGAATACAGCAACGCGCAGAGTCACCTGCAGGCGCGAATCGTGGCCTTGGAGAATGA ATTTAACTGCAGGCTGCGAGAGCGGGAGGAACGCTGCAGGCGGAGGGAGCCTCGATGTGACGACCTGCAGCTGGGGAGACTCCAGGAGAGGCTGACGGAGAGAGACCAGCTCATCAAACGATTAGTG aggAAACGTGCCGAGTCGCCTCCTCGTGTCACCAGCATCTCCACGGCCGGCACTTACAACAGGAGCATCTTTGTaccccactcctcctcctcctcctcgtcttcctcctccccctccgtCCATCAGCACTCCTCCTCAACCCTCCCCCACCAGTCCTCCTCCCACCCTCAAACCTCGCCCCACTACTCCACCTCCTctctcccacacaaacacacgtccCTCCCCCTCACCCAGCATTCCTCGCCCTCCCTCTCTCGCTCCGCCAGAACCCGGACCTCCTGCATCCCACCGACGCCGGCGCCGACGGCACCTCTCCCCGTCTGCCCCTCGCCTCAGACGGGCATCCGATACGTGTCCCCCTCCTGCCTGGACCCACACGTACACCTGCAGGCCCACTCAATCAG GGGGCCATACCTGGAGCAGAGGGGGACAGAAGGGCTGAAGCAGGAGTGGTTCACCAAATACTTCTCCTTCTGA